A region from the Aegilops tauschii subsp. strangulata cultivar AL8/78 chromosome 5, Aet v6.0, whole genome shotgun sequence genome encodes:
- the LOC109783156 gene encoding uncharacterized protein, which translates to MSVVSIPKEYYTLVHDVKRISTLNFNVFTLRTCLTEIGKLKQDGRVRQWPCGNLALLQYLYWEKVQPTTGPKNDPLSLQVPLMKNWTESKAEKRDKYVLENGRGHGLIDDCITKEYRMKKLADEHAESSKKPSSRKSSVTGKRKVDCVPEVPANLKPFMDRVMNDMKEIRKELFRMPELCAQRLLEKMNKTGVRYKPDTMAEEEENLFGQNSESRYENKYPKKEFQYDDIHTPNGRNGSGHYDLDFEGGDSFKLSTGHLSSYKGEKDDPIDVPEQSETKETSSLKTDEIEATRWEVEQNEQEVSQGMSDGNSEIEEKKEVIPGKRKRTVSKYQKSPYVKKTPKKRAKRSAKASKLNMYVKAYEHSPKHKNHEIFNNGKDEGLSAARVIDAYATYISDSSIAKDMYLVPTHRSYWLLNTRPKIVRRGKSVDDPEGLAHANEPLNRCMTEYFAKLKDKNHWITCAMHTGKKEFQILDSLRGEENISEATRKFVENFREQLAGDIQDANDSVIMSFPDVSAWPIVPYDMPQQEDENSCGLFLLRSFQYWDGEKFISAISQESIDSSRERMIAGIILSPENKLTEVKNKLIYDDHVSEAIVARAAPHVLASCGLDGHTCSARDGPCGPRHLASQPAPRVAPGLACAAPEVDSPSAHLRPSAPEGGVCLRIAICGST; encoded by the exons ATGTCGGTTGTCTCCATACCAAAGGAGTACTACACGTTGGTGCATGACGTGAAGAGGATAAGCACGTTGAACTTTAACGTGTTCACTTTGCGAACTTGTTTGACGGAGATTGGTAAACTCAAGCAGGACGGCCGTGTGAGGCAATGGCCATGTGGCAACCTAGCCCTACTCCAG TACTTATATTGGGAGAAGGTGCAGCCAACCACCGGCCCGAAAAATGACCCGTTGTCGTTGCAAGTTCCCCTAATGAAAAACTGGACTGAATCTAAAGCGGAGAAACGAGACAAGTACGTCCTGGAAAATGGTCGTGGTCATGGATTG ATAGATGACTGCATTACGAAAGAGTATAGAATGAAAAAACTTGCAGATGAACATGCTGAAAGCAGTAAGAAACCTAGTAGCCGAAAGTCATCCGTTACGGGAAAGAGAAAAGTGGATTGTGTGCCCGAGGTCCCTGCTAACCTAAAGCCTTTTATGGACCGGGTTATGAATGATATGAAGGAAATTCGTAAGGAATTGTTTCGTATGCCGGAGTTATGCGCACAG AGACTGTTAGAGAAAATGAATAAAACAGGTGTGCGGTACAAACCAGACACaatggcagaggaggaagaaaaTCTGTTTGGACAGAATAGTGAGTCCAGGTATGAAAACAAGTATCCTAAAAAAGAATTTCAGTATGATGACATACACACACCTAATGGCCGAAATGGCAGTGGGCATTATGATTTGGATTTTGAAGGAGGGGATTCGTTCAAACTCAGTACTGGTCACTTGAGTAGCTATAAAGGTGAGAAGGATGATCCTATAGATGTCCCAGAGCAGTCGGAAACAAAAGAAACATCATCTCTAAAAACCGATGAAATAGAAGCAACAAGATGGGAAGTGGAACAAAATGAGCAAGAAGTGTCACAGGGCATGTCAGATGGTAATAGCGAGATAGAAGAGAAGAAGGAGGTGATTCCAGGGAAGCGAAAGCGGACTGTGTCAAAGTACCAGAAATCTCCTTATGTTAAAAAGACTCCGAAAAAACGTGCGAAACGTTCCGCGAAAGCGAGTAAGTTAAACATG TATGTGAAAGCGTACGAGCACTCACCAAAACATAAGAACCATGAAATATTCAACAACGGTAAAGATGAAGGACTTTCTGCGGCAAGA GTAATTGACGCTTATGCGACGTACATATCGGATTCAAGTATCGCCAAGGACATGTATCTTGTACCCACACATAGGTCTTACTGGTTATTGAACACTCGCCCAAAGATAGTAAGACGAGGGAAGTCGGTAGACGATCCAGAAGGTTTAGCACATGCAAATGAACCTCTCAACAGATGCATGACAGAATATTTTGCAAAACTGAAG GATAAAAACCACTGGATTACATGTGCTATGCACACTGGAAAGAAAGAGTTCCAAATTCTTGATTCTTTGAGGGGGGAAGAAAATATCTCTGAAGCTACCAGGAAATTCGTTGAAAATTTT AGAGAGCAACTTGCAGGAGATATCCAAGATGCAAATGATAGTGTAATTATGTCGTTCCCGGATGTGTCCGCATGGCCTATAGTCCCGTACGACATGCCTCAACAAGAAGATGA GAACTCATGTGGGTTGTTCCTCCTTCGCAGTTTTCAATACTGGGACGGAGAAAAATTTATAAGTGCTATTTCTCAG GAATCTATTGATAGTTCGAGAGAAAGAATGATAGCTGGAATTATTTTGTCCCCAGAAAATAAGCTTACAGAAGTGAAGAACAAA TTGATATATGATGATCACGTATCAGAGGCGATCGTCGCCCGCGCCGCGCCTCACGTGCTCGCCTCGTGCGGCTTAGACGGCCACACATGTTCGGCGCGAGATGGGCCATGTGGGCCGCGTCATCTGGCCAGCCAGCCTGCGCCGCGCGTTGCTCCAGGGTTGGCATGTGCCGCCCCCGAGGTTGATTCGCCCTCGGCCCACTTGCGCCCCTCTGCGCCCGAGGGTGGCGTCTGCCTCAGGATCGCCATCTGCGGCAGCACCTGA